One genomic segment of Ricinus communis isolate WT05 ecotype wild-type chromosome 5, ASM1957865v1, whole genome shotgun sequence includes these proteins:
- the LOC8275182 gene encoding protein transport protein Sec61 subunit alpha has translation MGGGFRVLHLVKPFLSVLPEVQNADRKIPFREKVIYTVISLFIFLVCSQLPLYGIHSTTGADPFYWMRVILASNRGTVMELGITPIVTSGLVMQLLAGSKIIEVDNNVREDRALLNGAQKLLGILIAVGEAVAYVLSGMYGSVSQLGAGNAILIIIQLCFAGIIVICLDELLQKGYGLGSGISLFIATNICENIIWKAFSPTTINSGRGAEFEGAVIALFHLLITRSDKVRALREAFYRQNLPNVTNLLATVLIFLIVIYFQGFRVVLPVRSKNARGQQGSYPIKLFYTSNMPIILQSALVSNLYFISQLLYRKYSGNFLVNLLGKWKESEYSGGQFIPVGGLAYYVTAPASLADMAANPFHALFYLVFMLSACALFSKTWIEVSGSSARDVAKQLKEQQMVMPGHRDSNLQKELNRYIPTAAAFGGICIGALTVLADFMGAIGSGTGILLAVTIIYQYFETFEKERASELGFFGF, from the exons ATGGGCGGAGGATTTAGAGTTTTACATCTGGTGAAACCGTTCCTGTCGGTTCTCCCAGAAGTTCAAAATGCGGACCGAAAGATTCCATTTAGAGAGAAAGTGATATATACTGTGATAtctctctttatatttctggTATGCAGTCAGCTACCCCTATATGGTATACATTCAACAACAGGTGCAGATCCGTTTTATTGGATGCGTGTAATTCTGGCATCTAATCGTGGTACTGTTATGGAACTTGGTATTACTCCAATCGTAACCTCTGGTTTGGTTATGCAATTGTTGGCTGGTTCTAAAATTATTGAAGTCGATAATAATGTCCGAGAGGATCGTGCCCTTCT CAATGGAGCACAAAAACTGCTGGGGATTCTGATTGCCGTTGGTGAAGCTGTTGCTTATGTGCTCTCTGGGATGTATGGTAGCGTTAGCCAACTTGGAGCTGGGAATGCTATACTTATCATCATTCAACTCTGTTTTGCTggtattattgttatttgccTTGATGAGCTTCTCCAAAAAGGATATGGTCTCGGCTCTGGCATCTCCCTATTTATTGCTACCAATATCTG TGAAAATATCATATGGAAAGCTTTTAGCCCCACAACAATTAACAGCGGTAGAGGAGCTGAATTTGAAGGTGCTGTTATTGCTCTGTTCCATCTACTAATCACTAGATCAGACAAAGTTCGTGCTCTTCGCGAAGCTTTTTATCGGCAGAACCTTCCAAATGTCACCAATTTACTTGCTACTGTCTTGATCTTCCTTATCGTGATTTATTTCCAAGGTTTCCGTGTGGTTTTGCCTGTGAGGTCCAAGAATGCCCGTGGACAACAAGGCTCTTATCCTATCAAGCTTTTTTACACCTCTAATATGCCAATTATTCTGCAATCTGCACTTGTTTCCAATCTATACTTCATCTCTCAG TTGCTATACAGGAAATACAGTGGAAATTTCCTTGTCAATCTGTTGGGTAAATGGAAGGAGTCTGAATATTCAGGTGGTCAGTTTATTCCAGTTGGTGGTCTTGCTTACTATGTCACTGCTCCAGCAAG TTTGGCGGATATGGCAGCCAATCCTTTCCATGCTCTCTTCTATTTGGTTTTCATGCTTTCTGCATGTGCACTCTTTTCAAAAACTTGGATTGAGGTTTCAGGGTCTTCTGCCAGAGATGTTGCTAAGCAGCTTAAG GAACAACAAATGGTGATGCCAGGACATCGTGATTCAAATTTACAGAAAGAATTGAACCGTTACATACCGACAGCAGCTGCCTTTGGAGGAATATGCATTGGTGCACTGACAGTACTGGCAGATTTCATGGGAGCAATCGGCTCAGGAACCGGAATTTTGCTTGCTGTTACCATCATCTATCAATACTTCGAGACATTTGAGAAGGAAAGAGCCAGTGAACTTGGCTTCTTTGGCTTTTAA
- the LOC8275183 gene encoding ER lumen protein-retaining receptor A codes for MNIFRFFGDMTHLISILILLLKIYATKSCSGISLKTQELYALVFLTRYLDLFTDFISLYNYVMKVVFIASSLAIVWCMRRHRVVKRSYDKELDTFRHYFLVAACFVLALFVHEKFTFREIFWAFSIYLEAVAILPQLVLLQRSGNVDNLTGQYVFFLGAYRALYILNWIYRYFTETHFSRWISCISGLVQTALYADFFYYYFISWKNNAKLQLPA; via the exons ATGAATATCTTCAGATTCTTCGGCGATATGACTCATTTAATCAGTATACTCATTCTCCTTCTCAAAATCTACGCCACCAAATCTTGCTCAG ggATTTCGCTGAAGACGCAAGAGCTATATGCTTTGGTGTTTTTAACGCGATACTTGGATCTGTTCACGGACTTTATATCTCTGTATAATTATGTAATGAAAGTGGTGTTCATTGCAAGCTCTCTTGCAATTGTTTGGTGTATGAGACGGCACCGTGTTGTCAAACGCTCTTATGATAAAGAGCTCGATACGTTTCGACATTACTTCCTTGTTGCTGCTTGCTTTGTTCTGGCTCTTTTTGTTCACGAGAAGTTCACTTTTCGCGAG ATCTTTTGGGCGTTTTCTATTTACTTGGAGGCAGTGGCTATTCTTCCGCAGTTAGTGCTGCTCCAGCGAAGTGGGAATGTGGATAATTTGACAGGGCaatatgttttctttcttgg GGCGTATCGTGCTCTCTACATCCTCAACTGGATTTACCGTTATTTTACAGAGACACATTTCAGTCGATGGATAT CTTGCATCTCTGGTCTTGTCCAGACAGCTCTGTATGCAGATTTCTTCTACTACTACTTTATCAG CTGGAAAAACAATGCAAAGCTTCAGCTGCCAGCTTGA
- the LOC8275180 gene encoding F-box/kelch-repeat protein At3g23880: protein MTISLFNRLLKGKTKREAAGRPYIPHDIILSILLRLPVKSIIRFKAVHSSWLSLISSPEFSFRHLHHERACFHKHGVIQIRNRHTAYPCLSLRSSFDTAAEDVDRDHDLVDIQNPFGEVYHSTYIRAEVLGSCNGLLLVCLIHRDRRSREFLLWNPSTREHEKISCNYYSPLTNIVGLGYDEFNDNYKIVDVSFKRPGEAVINVYNLKERCWEIKNYDFPYKVYYYQPGTTLANGIPHWLVLRRVNYASVVLLSFDVVEEKFKEVPLPAAIKASTYISTLYGYLCMGDADSREIWMVWIMREYGVGKSWIKLNISFPEPPEMPFLYRLIPHEFINKDRVVMSIDWMTLVIYSPSRKEYKNVLISDQEFSVATYAESLVSPKIYKKEKT, encoded by the coding sequence ATGACGATATCTCTATTCAACAGGTTGTTGAAGGGTAAAACAAAGAGGGAAGCTGCCGGAAGGCCGTACATTCCACATGATATAATACTCAGCATTCTTTTAAGACTACCCGTAAAGTCAATCATAAGATTCAAAGCCGTGCATAGCTCCTGGCTTTCTTTGATTTCAAGTCCCGAGTTTTCTTTTAGACATCTCCATCATGAAAGAGCATGCTTCCATAAACACGGAGTTATACAAATTCGCAACAGACACACCGCATACCCATGCCTTTCACTTCGAAGCAGCTTCGACACCGCAGCAGAAGATGTCGATCGCGATCATGATCTAGTCGACATTCAAAATCCTTTTGGTGAAGTGTATCACAGCACCTATATTCGTGCTGAGGTCCTTGGTTCTTGTAATGGATTGTTACTTGTATGTCTCATTCATCGTGATAGGAGGTCAAGGGAATTTTTATTGTGGAATCCTTCTACTAGAGAGCATGAAAAGATTAGCTGCAATTATTACAGTCCTCTTACCAATATTGTCGGGCTTGGTTACGACGAGTTTAATGATAATTACAAGATTGTAGATGTGTCTTTTAAAAGACCAGGAGAAGCCGTCATTAATGTCTATAACCTCAAGGAGCGCTGCTGGGAGATAAAAAACTATGACTTCCCCTACAAGGTATATTATTATCAACCAGGGACTACTCTAGCGAATGGAATCCCCCATTGGCTTGTGCTAAGGCGGGTTAATTACGCAAGTGTGGTTCTGTTATCGTTTGATGTGGTGGAAGAGAAATTCAAGGAGGTACCTCTACCTGCGGCCATAAAAGCTTCAACTTATATTTCTACTCTATATGGGTACCTTTGTATGGGAGATGCCGATTCTCGAGAAATATGGATGGTGTGGATAATGAGAGAATATGGTGTGGGAAAATCTTGGATTAAATTGAACATCTCTTTTCCTGAACCACCTGAAATGCCATTTCTGTATCGCTTAATACCACATGAATTTATAAACAAGGATCGAGTCGTAATGAGTATAGATTGGATGACTCTAGTTATATATTCCCCTAGTAGAAAGGAATATAAGAATGTTTTGATTTCTGATCAGGAGTTCAGTGTGGCGACGTATGCAGAGAGTCTTGTATCTCCTAAAATCTACAAGAAAGAGAAGACATGA
- the LOC112535344 gene encoding F-box/kelch-repeat protein At3g06240, whose translation MMMSVFSSLFKDKGKKEAAGRLSMSQDILLDILLRLPVKSIIRFRAVHSSWFSLTSSPEFTLKHLNHARARSLKHGIVEVRNIHFGNPCLSLCSLKKPVAEDADHEVIDIQNPFGKVNHKPYIRTEIIGSCNGLLLISVFRYNKGLIREFILWNPSTREHEKIRKDRLSDQPFTYIFGFGYDHFNDNYKLVEVSSSLASEETSVDVYNLKERCWERKDSQFPYKFLWHRPGTTLANGVPHWIVRRRVNNEKVVISFDLGEEKFKEVPLPASLNDPVFISNLHGYLCVGSLNSQKIFEWKVCVMREYGAEESWIKLNISFPETAPKMGLLCQFTPLEFTKKDEFIMSLDHKGIATYCPSKNTYKPVLLSGGPKGWSVATYVESLVSPKTYNKREDRTH comes from the coding sequence ATGATGATGTCTGTATTCAGCAGCTTGTTTAAGGataagggaaaaaaagaagctgCCGGAAGGCTGTCTATGTCACAAGATATATTACTTGACATCCTCTTAAGATTACCGGTGAAGTCGATCATAAGATTCAGAGCCGTGCACAGCTCCTGGTTTTCTTTGACTTCAAGTCCTGAGTTTACTCTTAAACATCTCAATCATGCTAGAGCGCGCTCTCTTAAACACGGAATTGTAGAGGTTCGTAATATACACTTCGGAAATCCATGCCTCTCACTTTGCAGTTTGAAGAAGCCGGTAGCTGAAGATGCTGATCATGAAGTAATAGACATTCAGAATCCTTTCGGCAAAGTGAATCACAAACCATATATTCGTACGGAGATCATTGGTTCATGTAATGGATTGTTACTTATATCTGTCTTTAGATATAACAAGGGGTTAATAAGAGAATTCATCTTATGGAATCCGTCTACTAGAGAGCATGAGAAGATTAGAAAAGATAGGCTTTCGGACCAACCTTTTACCTATATATTTGGGTTTGGCTACGACCACTTTAATGATAATTACAAACTCGTGGAAGTGTCTTCATCGCTAGCATCAGAAGAGACTTCAGTTGATGTTTATAATCTTAAGGAGCGTTGCTGGGAGAGAAAAGACAGTCAATTCCCCTACAAATTTCTTTGGCATCGACCAGGGACTACTCTAGCGAATGGTGTGCCACATTGGATTGTCCGAAGACGGGTTAATAACGAGAAAGtagttatttcttttgatttggGAGAAGAGAAATTCAAGGAAGTGCCTCTACCTGCATCCTTAAATGATCcagtttttatttctaatctACATGGGTACCTTTGTGTGGGCAGCCTTAATTCTCAAAAGATATTCGAATGGAAGGTATGCGTGATGAGAGAATATGGAGCGGAAGAATCTTGGATTAAATTGAACATCTCTTTTCCTGAAACAGCACCCAAAATGGGACTTCTTTGTCAATTTACACCCCTTGAATTTACCAAAAAGGATGAATTTATAATGAGTTTAGACCACAAGGGCATAGCTACATATTGCCCCagtaaaaatacatataagcCTGTTTTGCTTTCTGGTGGTCCAAAGGGATGGAGTGTGGCTACTTATGTGGAGAGTCTTGTATCTCCTAAAACCTACAACAAAAGAGAAGATAGAACCCattga
- the LOC8275179 gene encoding ubiquinone biosynthesis O-methyltransferase, mitochondrial, with amino-acid sequence MAASKLLTKIRAIQNLQIGPNPNQRLLNATIRHFSHQPISAPPPPYDNNNRKTADNKHQKASSLKDIELAKFSAIADTWWDSEGPFKPLHAMNPTRLAFIRSTLCRHFRKNQSSARPFDGLKIIDVGCGGGILSEPLARMGATVTGVDAVEKNIKIACLHADLDPLTSTIEYCCTTAEKLVEEQRKFDAVIALEVIEHVADPAEFCKSLAALTCPGGAIVVSTVNRSLRSYATAIVAAEYLLHWLPKGTHQWSSFLTPEELVLILKRGSIDVKEMAGFVYNPLTARWSLSDDISVNFIIFGTKNGQ; translated from the exons ATGGCCGCCTCTAAGCTGCTGACTAAAATTCGAGCAATTCAAAATCTTCAAATCGGACCAAACCCTAACCAACGACTGCTCAATGCCACCATAAGGCATTTCTCTCACCAGCCAATTTctgctcctcctcctccataTGACAACAATAATAGGAAGACTGCTGACAATAAACATCAAAAGGCGTCGTCTCTGAAGGATATCGAACTTGCTAAATTCTCAGCCATTGCTGATACTTG GTGGGATTCCGAAGGGCCATTTAAACCATTGCATGCGATGAATCCCACAAGACTCGCTTTCATTCGCTCCACACTTTGTCGACATTTCCG aAAGAATCAAAGCTCAGCTAGGCCTTTTGAcggattaaaaattattgacgTTGGTTGTGGTGGAGGAATTCTTTCTGAG CCTTTAGCTCGAATGGGAGCAACTGTAACAGGAGTTGATGCTGTGGAGAAAAATATCAAGATTGCATGCCTTCATGCC GATTTGGACCCATTGACTTCAACAATTGAATACTGTTGCACAACAGCTG AAAAGCTAGTTGAGGAGCAGAGGAAGTTTGATGCTGTGATTGCACTTGAG GTAATTGAGCATGTAGCGGATCCTGCTGAATTTTGCAAGTCTCTGGCAGCGTTAACTTGTCCTGGTGGAGCTATTGTTGTTTCAACAGTTAATCGATCCTTGAGATCTTATGCGACTGCCATTGTTGCCGCAGAATATCTTCTCCATTGG CTTCCAAAAGGTACCCACCAATGGTCAAGTTTCCTCACTCCCGAAGAGCTGGTACTGATCCTTAAGCGTGGCTCTATCGAT GTTAAAGAAATGGCTGGATTTGTGTACAATCCCCTGACTGCGCGGTGGTCATTATCAGACGACATAAGTGTGAACTTCATCATCTTCGGTACTAAAAATGGCCAATAA